One part of the Hirundo rustica isolate bHirRus1 chromosome 11, bHirRus1.pri.v3, whole genome shotgun sequence genome encodes these proteins:
- the CEBPA gene encoding CCAAT/enhancer-binding protein alpha — protein sequence MEQANFYEVDSRPPMSSGQHHQLQTPLPGSTYSYREASSAAAPAAGGAELGDICENENSIDISAYIDPAAFNDEFLADLFQHSKQQEKAKAILAGDFDFHTMHGAGAAASAPGHQPQHHQQPLFGCVAGYMDGKLDPLYERIAAPGLRPLVIKQEPREEEEVKSAALSALYPHHAPQQHPSHLQYQIAHCAQTTMHLQPGQPTPPPTPVPSPHHPHHPHPPGGLPAAGTLKMMPSDHRSKSKKTVDKNSNEYRVRRERNNIAVRKSRDKAKQRNVETQQKVLELTTDNERLRKRVEQLTRELETLRGIFRQLPESSLVKAMGSCA from the coding sequence ATGGAGCAAGCCAATTTCTACGAGGTCGATTCCCGGCCCCCGATGAGCAGCGGCCAGCACCACCAGCTCCAGACTCCCCTGCCCGGCAGCACCTACAGCTACAGAGAGGCTTCCTCGGCGGCGGCACCTGCTGCGGGCGGCGCGGAGCTCGGCGACATCTGCGAGAACGAGAACTCCATCGACATCAGCGCCTACATCGACCCCGCCGCCTTCAACGACGAGTTCCTGGCCGACCTCTTCcagcacagcaagcagcaggagaaagccaAGGCCATCCTGGCCGGGGATTTCGACTTCCACACCATGCAcggggccggcgctgccgccTCGGCGCCGGGGCACCAGCCgcagcaccaccagcagccGCTCTTCGGCTGCGTGGCCGGCTACATGGACGGCAAGCTCGACCCCCTCTACGAGCGCATCGCCGCGCCGGGCTTGCGGCCGCTGGTGATCAAGCAGGAGCCCcgcgaggaggaggaggtgaagtCGGCGGCCCTATCGGCCCTTTATCCCCATCACGCCCCGCAGCAGCACCCGTCCCACCTCCAGTACCAGATCGCCCACTGCGCCCAGACCACCATGCACCTCCAGCCCGGGCAGCCCACGCCGCCCCCCACGCCCGTGCCCAGCCCGCACCATCCGCACCACCCGCACCCTCCCGGCGGCCTGCCCGCCGCGGGCACCCTCAAGATGATGCCCTCGGACCACCGGAGCAAATCGAAAAAGACAGTGGACAAGAACAGCAACGAGTATCGGGTGCGCCGGGAGCGCAACAACATCGCGGTGCGCAAGAGCCGGGACAAGGCCAAGCAGCGCAACGTGGAGACGCAGCAGAAGGTGCTGGAGCTCACCACCGACAACGAGCGGCTGCGCAAGCGGGTGGAGCAGCTCACCCGGGAGCTGGAGACTCTGCGGGGCATCTTCAGGCAGCTGCCCGAGAGCTCGCTGGTGAAGGCCATGGGCAGCTGCGCCTag